GCGGGCGGTGGCGGCACCGATGCCGCGGCTGCCGCCGGTGATGACGGTGACGTTCGCCAATGCGCTGCTCCCCTGCCCCCGGTTGTTGGCGGTGAGGGTACCGGACGGTGGGGGTTGATCTTTGCGGTGTCGGGGTGGGCTGGTATCAAGGCAGACGTTCACCGGTGGAGGGAAGAGGTTGCTGATGGGTGCCGCTGGCCAGGGTTTGTCCGAAGACGAGGTGCGCAGCATCCGGGAGGCGTTGGCTGCGGGCCGTAAGCCGAGGGTGGTGTTCACGGTCGCGGCCGGTCAGATCGCCGGCCAGCTGGGTCAGGTGGTGGCGTTGACCGATCCGGCGGTGTCCGACGAGTTCGTGGTGGTGCGGTTCGGGCGCGACGAGTTGCCCTTCTCCCCCACCGATGTGGCGGTCGCGCCGAAGGGCGCGGGGCGTCGGCCGGCCGAGTCGAAGGCCGAGCCGGTGCCGGCCGAGGCGGCGGCGGTGGAGCCGGAGTTCGTGTTGGACCGGGTGCCGCAGCCGCGCCGGGAGGAGCCGAAGGTGGAGACGGTGGAGCAGGCGAAGACGGAGCCGGTGGAGGCGAGGCCGCCGGCGCGGCGCGCGGTGAAGGCGGCGAAGCCGAAGGGACCGGCGGGGTTGACGGTCACGCTGGCGTACGCGGAGGGCGAGTGGACGGTGGCCGCGCAGCAGGGCGGCAAGGTGCTGGCCAAGCCGTACGTGCTCAAGCCGGCGGAGGCGCTGCGGATGGTGGCGTTGGTGGACGTGCCGGGCGTGCACGAGGCGGTGGAGCAGATCCTGGCGGCGGAGCGGTCGGAGGCCGAGCGGCAGGCGGAGAAGCTGCGGGCGGAGCTGGCCGAGATCGAGGCCCGGTTGGCGGAGCTGCGCGAGGCGGGCTGACCGCCCGGCGGCCCGGTGCGGGGTTTGCCCCGGCCGGGCCGCCGGCATGTGCGGGTCAGAAGTAGTCGACGAGCTGGGCGGGTGGGCCGGCGGCGAGCAGGTCCAGGGCGCTCGGGTCCGCTGTGGTGTGGGTGAGCAGCCCGGTCTCGGCGAGGGTGCGGGCGGTGGCGGTGGCCGTGTAGAGCAGCGCGAAGCCGCGCACGGTCAGGTGCAGGTCGGCGTCGGTGGTGACGCGGCGCAGGTGGGCCTGGCCGCCGTCGACGGCGAGCTGCCAGGTGCCGGTGTTCCAGTCGGCGAGGTCGTCGGTGAGGGTGAAGGTGACCTCGCCGCGGGTGTGTGCGGGCCAGCCGCGGGTCTGCACGGCGCGGGCGACGTCGACGGGCCGGTGCATCCAGGGTTGGCGTTCGTGTTCGCGGGCGTGTTCGAGGGGCAGCCGGGCGCTGACGGCGTCGCCGGGCAGCGGGGTCAGCCGCAGTGTCGGGGTGACGCTGTGCCAGCTGGCGAGGACGCCGGCGAGGGCGCGGGCGGCGTCGTCGGTGGTGGCGAGGATGTCCTCGACGGTGAGCACGGCGGTGGGGCCGTAGCCTCGGCCCCGGTTCCAGCCGGCGTAGCCGACCAGGGTTCCGTCGTGTTCGACGAGGGTGAGCCCGTCGTAGGGCAGTTCTCCGGTGGTGAACCGGGGGTGGGTGCGGGTGAGCAGGCCGTTGCGGTGGTGGGCGACGCGCCGGTGGAGTTCGGCGGTGGCGGGTAGGTCGGCGGTGGTGCCGGCGCGGACGGTCAGCGCCGGGTCGGTGCGGTGCCGGGGCAGGGTGGCGGTGGGCAGGTCGAGGGTGCGTAGCTGCCCGGTGATCTCCCAGCCGCAGGCCCGGTAGGGGGCGGGGGTGGTGGGGAACAGCGCGCTGATGGCGGCGCCGCGGTCGTGGGCGCCGCGCAGCAGGGTGCGTAGCAGTGCGCGGGCGACTCCGGTGCCGCGGGCCTCGGGGGCGACGGCGACCCCGGCGACGTCGGCGGCGGGTACGGCCCGCCCGGTCCACCACTGGTCGTCGTGCAGGTCGGCGGCTTTGCCGATGAGGTTTCCGGCGGGGTCGAAGGCGCCGTAGGCGGTGCGGCCGGTGGTGCGTGGTGGCGGGGGTGGTTGCGGGTCGGCGCCGAAGGCGAGCCGACCGAGCTGCCAGGCGTCGGCCAGGTCGTCGGGGGTGAGTTCACGCACGTCGGGCACGGGTCGACGATAGCGGTCGCGGCGGTCGGCGCTCAGCTGCTGGTGGTGGGCTCGTGGCGGACCGGGAAGTTGACGGAGTTGGCGATGAAGCAGGCGCGGTGGGCGTCGTCGTGCAGGGCGGTGGCGGTGTCGACGGTGTCGGGGTCGGCGACGGTGACCCGGGGGCGCAGGACGACCTCGGTGAAGTGGCCGGAGCCGGTGGCGTCGGTGGTCATGGTGCCGGTGGCGTGGTCGACGTAGTCGGTGACGACGACGCCGTTGACGGCGCAGAGGTGCAGGTAGGCGAGCAGGTGGCACTGGGACAGCGCGGCGAGCAGGAGCTGTTCGGGGTTCCAGCGGGTGGGGTCGCCGCGGAAGGTGGGGTCGGAGCTGCCGGCGATGGGTGGGCGGCCGTCGGTGGTGACGTCGTGGTCGCGGCGGTAGTCGCGGTAGCCGCTGGTGCCGGTGCCGAGGTTGCCGGTCCAGGTGACGGTGGTGGCGTAGTGGTGTGTGCGGGGCATGGAGGTCATGGTGCCCGATCGGGCCGGGGCGGGTGGTCCCCGGCCCGATCGCGGTCAGTGTCGCGGGATGTGGGCCACGCCGATGCGCTTGCGGAAGACCCAGTAGGTCCAGCCCTGGTAGGCCAGCACGATGGGGGTGAAGAACACCGCCACCCACGTCATGATCGTCAGGGTGTAGGGGGTGGAGGCGGCGTTGGTGGCGGTGAGGGTGCCGGCCGGGTCCGCGGTGGAGGGCAGCACGTTCGGGAACAGCGCGGTGAACAGGGTGGCCACGGCCAGGCCGATCGCCACGGCGGTGCCGGTGAACGCCCAGCCCTCCCGGCGTACCTGGGCGGCGGCGAGACCACCGAGCAGGGCGAGGGCGGCGCCGACGGCGAGCACGACGGCGGCCGTGCTGGAGCGGATGGTCAGGGTCCAGGTGAGGAAGGCCACCGCGAGCAGCGCGGTGGCGACGCCGAGGCGGACGGCGAGGGCGGCGGCCCGGTGGCGGATGTCGCCGACGGTCTTGAGGGCGATGAAGACGGCGCCGTGGGTGAGGAACAGCGCCGCGGTGGTCGCGCCGCCGAGCAGGGCGTACGGGTGCAGCAGGTCGAGCAGGCCGCCGACGTACTCGTGGTCGGCGTCCAGGGGTACGCCGCGC
This is a stretch of genomic DNA from Micromonospora sp. WMMD1082. It encodes these proteins:
- a CDS encoding GNAT family N-acetyltransferase; protein product: MPDVRELTPDDLADAWQLGRLAFGADPQPPPPPRTTGRTAYGAFDPAGNLIGKAADLHDDQWWTGRAVPAADVAGVAVAPEARGTGVARALLRTLLRGAHDRGAAISALFPTTPAPYRACGWEITGQLRTLDLPTATLPRHRTDPALTVRAGTTADLPATAELHRRVAHHRNGLLTRTHPRFTTGELPYDGLTLVEHDGTLVGYAGWNRGRGYGPTAVLTVEDILATTDDAARALAGVLASWHSVTPTLRLTPLPGDAVSARLPLEHAREHERQPWMHRPVDVARAVQTRGWPAHTRGEVTFTLTDDLADWNTGTWQLAVDGGQAHLRRVTTDADLHLTVRGFALLYTATATARTLAETGLLTHTTADPSALDLLAAGPPAQLVDYF
- a CDS encoding OsmC family protein; protein product: MPRTHHYATTVTWTGNLGTGTSGYRDYRRDHDVTTDGRPPIAGSSDPTFRGDPTRWNPEQLLLAALSQCHLLAYLHLCAVNGVVVTDYVDHATGTMTTDATGSGHFTEVVLRPRVTVADPDTVDTATALHDDAHRACFIANSVNFPVRHEPTTSS
- the cydB gene encoding cytochrome d ubiquinol oxidase subunit II, whose amino-acid sequence is MELTTIWFLLVAVLFTGYFILEGFDFGVGMLLPVLGRDDRERRVMINTIGPVWDGNEVWLITAGGAMFAAFPEWYATLFSGFYLPLLLILLALIARGVAFEYRHKRPEASWKRRWDTAIFVGSLIPAILWGVAFANILRGVPLDADHEYVGGLLDLLHPYALLGGATTAALFLTHGAVFIALKTVGDIRHRAAALAVRLGVATALLAVAFLTWTLTIRSSTAAVVLAVGAALALLGGLAAAQVRREGWAFTGTAVAIGLAVATLFTALFPNVLPSTADPAGTLTATNAASTPYTLTIMTWVAVFFTPIVLAYQGWTYWVFRKRIGVAHIPRH